The sequence CCAAACTGGGACAGAGCACCCTTGATTAATGAGGAGATATTATTTTCCTCTCTTGTCATGCAGGTTTAAAATCAGTGGCCTCCAGGCAACCATATCCTGCATGTGTATTTGCCCACTTTTTCACGAAGCTCTTTGGTTTTCACCGCATAAATGATAGGGTTGaacatgggggggaggaggaaatagaGGTTGGCCAAGATGATGTGAATATGGGGAGCGATGCTCTGACCGAACCGGTGTGTCAGAGTGGAGAAGAGTAAGGGAGAATAAGACATAAGAATCACACAGATGTGGGCTGTGCAGGTGTTGAGTGCTTTTTGGTTGACTTTCTTAGAGGAAATTCTGAGGACAGCCCTCATGATCAGACTGTAGGACAGGGCAATGAGGGTCAGGTCTAACCCGATGACTAGAAATGCCATCACCAAGCCGTACATATTGTTGACTGTGATGTCCCCACACGATATCTTCACCACAGCCATGTGGTCACAGTACGTGTGGGGGATAATGCGGTTCACACAGAATGGCAGCCTGCTCAGGAGcatgggcaggggcagga is a genomic window of Lepidochelys kempii isolate rLepKem1 chromosome 1, rLepKem1.hap2, whole genome shotgun sequence containing:
- the LOC140918017 gene encoding olfactory receptor 52P1-like — encoded protein: MAVFNLTPSDPLTFILIGIPGLEAAHAWISIPFSTFYIIGLLGNFMVLFVVGKEQTLHKPMYLLLCMLALTDIGTSTSVVPKVLCIFWFNLKDITVGGCLTQTFFLHGVSMMHSAVLVTMAFDRYIAICNPLRYATILTNTRIAKLGLVGLMRAVFFILPLPMLLSRLPFCVNRIIPHTYCDHMAVVKISCGDITVNNMYGLVMAFLVIGLDLTLIALSYSLIMRAVLRISSKKVNQKALNTCTAHICVILMSYSPLLFSTLTHRFGQSIAPHIHIILANLYFLLPPMFNPIIYAVKTKELREKVGKYTCRIWLPGGH